A single window of Usitatibacter rugosus DNA harbors:
- the msbA gene encoding lipid A export permease/ATP-binding protein MsbA, which produces MDLYKRLLRHVWPYRGALALGIVAMIVGGLADAALVKLTGPLVNELFVNKNRELAILLPLGVIAVFLVSGLASFTSGYMTQWVSNKVILDLRGLMFTQLLRLPPAWFDEATTARLVAKFTNDVTNIAAASTSVLTVFVRDTVTIVALLTILLYSNWKLTLITLAVIPPTALVVRYFSKRLRATSRASQQAIGGIATVLDETIANLRVVKIFGGQSYESSRFREANERIRRYNMKQSVAASASVPITQLLVACAVAAIIYFAAQEALSGNSDVGKFVEFIAATGMLLQPLKRLTGINEHLQKGLAAAESVFGVIDEKAEDDLGTVALDRARGEIRYDNVTLAYKSSPRPALEGVSLDIRPGETIALVGASGSGKTSLIHLLPRFYHPGSGRITIDGHDLEALTLESLRRQISLVSQNVVLFNDTVAANIAYGRLEQTSEADIIRAAEAAHAMDFIRQLPEGLATPIGENGAKLSGGQRQRIAIARALLKDAPILLLDEATSALDTESERAVQAALEELMKGRTTIVVAHRLSTIENADRIVVLAHGRIVEVGSHRELIGRGGVYAGLHRLQFAGA; this is translated from the coding sequence ATGGACCTCTACAAACGCCTGCTGCGGCACGTCTGGCCCTACCGGGGCGCCCTGGCGCTGGGCATCGTCGCGATGATCGTGGGCGGCCTCGCCGACGCGGCGCTGGTGAAGCTGACCGGCCCGCTCGTGAACGAGCTCTTCGTGAACAAGAACCGCGAGCTCGCGATCCTGCTGCCGCTGGGCGTGATCGCCGTGTTCCTGGTCTCGGGGCTCGCCTCCTTCACCTCCGGCTACATGACGCAGTGGGTCTCGAACAAGGTGATCCTCGACCTGCGCGGCCTCATGTTCACGCAGCTCCTGCGCCTGCCGCCCGCGTGGTTCGACGAGGCGACCACGGCACGGCTCGTGGCCAAGTTCACCAACGACGTGACCAACATCGCGGCGGCGTCGACCTCCGTGCTCACCGTGTTCGTGCGCGACACCGTCACGATCGTGGCACTCCTCACGATCCTGCTCTACTCCAACTGGAAGCTCACGCTGATCACGCTGGCGGTGATCCCGCCCACCGCGCTCGTGGTGCGCTACTTCAGCAAGCGGCTCCGCGCGACCAGCCGCGCGAGCCAGCAGGCGATCGGCGGCATCGCCACGGTGCTGGACGAGACCATCGCGAACCTGCGCGTCGTCAAGATCTTCGGCGGCCAGTCGTACGAATCGTCGCGCTTCCGGGAAGCCAACGAGCGCATCCGCCGCTACAACATGAAGCAGTCGGTGGCCGCCTCGGCGAGCGTGCCGATCACGCAGCTGCTGGTGGCCTGCGCGGTCGCGGCGATCATCTACTTCGCCGCGCAGGAAGCGCTCTCCGGCAACAGCGACGTCGGCAAGTTCGTCGAGTTCATCGCCGCCACCGGCATGCTGCTGCAGCCGCTGAAGCGCCTGACCGGCATCAACGAGCACCTGCAGAAGGGGCTCGCCGCCGCGGAGAGCGTCTTCGGCGTGATCGACGAGAAGGCGGAAGACGACCTCGGCACCGTGGCGCTCGACCGCGCGCGCGGCGAGATCCGCTACGACAACGTGACGCTCGCGTACAAGTCCAGCCCGCGTCCCGCGCTGGAAGGCGTCTCGCTCGACATCCGTCCCGGCGAGACGATCGCGCTCGTCGGCGCCTCGGGCAGCGGCAAGACGAGCCTGATTCATTTGCTGCCGCGCTTCTACCATCCCGGCTCGGGCCGCATCACGATCGACGGCCACGACCTGGAAGCGCTCACGCTGGAGAGCCTGCGGCGTCAGATCTCCCTCGTCTCCCAGAACGTGGTGCTCTTCAACGACACGGTGGCCGCCAACATCGCCTACGGGCGCCTCGAGCAGACGAGCGAGGCCGACATCATCCGGGCCGCCGAGGCCGCGCACGCGATGGATTTCATCCGCCAGCTCCCCGAGGGCCTCGCCACGCCGATCGGCGAGAACGGCGCCAAGCTCTCCGGCGGCCAGCGCCAGCGCATCGCGATCGCCCGCGCGTTGCTGAAGGACGCCCCCATCCTGCTGCTGGATGAAGCCACCTCCGCCCTCGACACCGAGAGCGAGCGGGCGGTTCAAGCGGCCCTGGAGGAGCTGATGAAGGGCCGCACCACGATCGTGGTGGCCCATCGCCTGTCGACCATCGAGAATGCCGACCGCATCGTCGTGCTCGCGCACGGGCGCATCGTCGAGGTGGGCAGCCACCGCGAGCTGATCGGCCGCGGCGGCGTGTACGCGGGGCTGCACCGGCTGCAGTTCGCCGGCGCATGA